From the Clostridium putrefaciens genome, one window contains:
- the dndD gene encoding DNA sulfur modification protein DndD, giving the protein MIINSITLKNFKSYEDKTTFFFTPQGDKNIILIGGENGAGKSTLFEAIKLCVYGPTCYGYLGQNHNYLTKIKNNINDNAFKNQEIECLIELSISFKQGTKMKNYYLSRSWNYEKQRIQEKFKVSLNGEDLNEEDKIYFDKYLKSVIPPSLFDFFFFDGEELSDFFTGKNANANLKESILELFNYDTFEILKKQLLVQQRLQSKSNKKLEQAQINFDKLSSYTANIKRDIQELKNTLSLHEENLDNLLVKRTETEEYFKNSGGLLEYEKSALNTEMNKLENERTDINQYIKDFCNDTLPFLLITNILSDTKAQISKEESLNAYNSVKNKLSGKIIKQSLSKHGLVNNKSDYIYNELASTMLSNMFDIKELDNVLTILNLAPEQKSSINFIIDNILSKENSYKAEVKKRFARTFKIASKLKALRQRLNSTISEDILNSYMESIHSINENILDAQNALTFTKSTLEQKYEDLKNKEYHLTRAKNEYTTLLQNSNVLEISNDLISYLDELLINLTKDKISLIEDEFINIFNTVIRKNNYVNSIVIDDDFNSTLYINKYYSTNDILNIIKNIGFEGLSKKYGPKFLEDLYNHYNVTTNKKLHENITKDVLNSIILSTKVNINDFSNGEKQIYILCLIWSIIKSSGVEIPFIIDTPYARIDKTHRNTLSTKYFPNISNQVIILSTNKEVDAELYKVIKPYVCDEYLLLYNNNSRKTEVKNGYF; this is encoded by the coding sequence ATGATAATTAATAGCATTACTCTAAAAAACTTTAAATCATATGAAGATAAAACCACATTTTTTTTCACACCTCAAGGTGATAAAAATATTATTTTAATTGGAGGAGAAAATGGTGCTGGTAAATCTACATTATTCGAAGCAATAAAATTATGTGTTTATGGTCCTACTTGCTATGGATACTTGGGACAAAATCATAATTATTTAACTAAAATTAAGAATAATATTAATGACAATGCGTTTAAAAATCAAGAAATAGAATGTTTAATTGAACTAAGTATTTCTTTTAAGCAAGGAACTAAAATGAAAAATTATTATTTAAGTCGTTCATGGAATTATGAAAAACAAAGGATACAGGAAAAATTTAAAGTATCATTGAATGGCGAAGACCTAAATGAAGAAGATAAAATTTACTTTGATAAATATTTAAAATCAGTAATTCCACCATCTTTATTTGACTTCTTCTTCTTTGATGGTGAAGAGTTAAGTGATTTCTTTACTGGAAAAAATGCTAATGCTAATCTTAAAGAATCAATACTTGAACTTTTTAATTACGATACTTTTGAAATATTAAAAAAGCAACTACTTGTCCAACAAAGATTGCAATCAAAATCAAATAAAAAACTAGAACAGGCTCAAATAAATTTTGATAAGCTATCTTCTTATACCGCCAATATAAAGAGGGATATTCAAGAGTTAAAAAATACACTTAGTTTACACGAAGAAAATCTTGATAACCTATTAGTTAAAAGGACTGAAACAGAAGAATATTTTAAAAATAGTGGTGGCCTTTTAGAATATGAAAAGTCTGCTTTAAATACTGAAATGAACAAACTTGAAAATGAGCGTACTGATATAAATCAATATATTAAAGATTTTTGTAATGATACACTTCCATTTTTATTAATAACTAATATTTTAAGTGATACTAAGGCACAGATATCTAAAGAAGAGTCCTTAAACGCTTATAACAGTGTTAAAAATAAATTATCAGGTAAAATAATAAAACAATCATTATCAAAGCATGGTTTAGTTAATAATAAAAGTGATTATATTTACAATGAATTAGCCTCTACTATGCTTTCAAATATGTTTGATATAAAAGAGTTAGACAATGTATTAACTATATTAAATTTAGCTCCTGAACAAAAAAGCTCAATAAATTTTATAATTGACAATATCCTATCAAAGGAAAATTCATATAAGGCAGAAGTTAAAAAAAGGTTTGCCAGAACCTTTAAAATAGCTTCAAAATTAAAGGCTTTAAGACAAAGGTTAAACTCAACTATTTCAGAAGACATCTTAAATAGCTATATGGAATCAATACATTCTATAAATGAAAATATATTAGACGCTCAAAATGCTTTAACTTTTACAAAATCAACGCTTGAACAGAAATATGAAGATTTGAAGAATAAAGAATATCACCTTACTAGAGCAAAAAATGAGTACACTACCTTACTTCAGAATTCTAATGTTTTGGAAATCTCTAATGACCTTATTTCATACTTAGATGAACTACTTATAAATTTAACTAAAGATAAAATTTCATTAATAGAAGATGAATTCATTAACATATTTAATACGGTAATAAGAAAAAATAATTATGTAAATAGTATCGTTATTGATGATGACTTTAATTCCACTCTTTATATTAATAAATATTATAGCACTAATGATATATTAAATATAATAAAAAATATTGGATTTGAAGGTTTATCTAAAAAATATGGTCCTAAATTCTTAGAAGACTTATACAATCATTATAATGTTACAACTAACAAAAAACTTCATGAAAATATAACTAAAGATGTGTTAAATTCAATTATATTAAGTACAAAAGTAAATATAAATGACTTTTCAAATGGAGAAAAACAAATTTATATTCTTTGTTTGATTTGGTCTATTATTAAAAGCTCTGGCGTTGAAATACCCTTTATAATTGATACTCCCTATGCTCGTATAGATAAAACTCATAGAAATACATTAAGCACTAAATATTTTCCCAACATAAGTAACCAAGTAATCATTCTTTCTACTAATAAAGAAGTTGATGCTGAATTATACAAAGTTATTAAACCTTATGTATGTGATGAATATTTATTGTTATATAATAATAATTCAAGAAAGACTGAGGTTAAAAATGGATATTTTTAG
- a CDS encoding DndE family protein, whose translation MGFRLKTSKKTKDIFEEIGKSSNLKPFALSKIAVSMSLNSPTSILQYENNDTSGLELQRSTVTGEFDSIYKSLMEINLGRHISDDEYYPCFMKLHIDRGAELLSNNYKYAGGNLEKFITNLLEKGDASI comes from the coding sequence ATGGGATTTAGATTAAAAACATCAAAAAAAACAAAAGACATATTTGAAGAAATTGGCAAAAGCTCAAATCTTAAGCCGTTTGCTTTAAGTAAAATAGCAGTTTCTATGTCATTAAATTCTCCTACTTCTATTTTGCAATATGAAAATAATGATACAAGTGGATTAGAATTACAAAGATCTACTGTAACTGGTGAATTCGATTCAATATATAAATCACTTATGGAAATAAATCTTGGAAGACATATAAGTGATGATGAATATTATCCATGTTTTATGAAGTTGCATATAGATAGAGGTGCTGAACTTCTATCTAATAACTATAAATATGCTGGCGGTAATTTAGAAAAGTTTATAACCAACTTACTAGAAAAAGGAGATGCTAGTATATGA
- the dndB gene encoding DNA sulfur modification protein DndB: MKNNFFYTFPSIIGKQADRDFFVIMCPLSILSKLFIFNEDELPPEHRAQRILNKSRIPEITSYILNNTKDYVFSSVTASIDGEFQFIPFDETLNNKIGTLNVSMDSRLLINDGQHRRAAIEEALKTFPELGDETISVVLFIDEGLNRSKQIFADLNKHAINVSKSIGILYDSRDPIAIVTKSILEENIYLKNYTDKENPSLSKFSPKLFTLSSINETNKKLSNKLNIKDPKTIKFIKDFWDVLCENMIEWKFVFDKHTNPHLFRTDYISSNGVVLEALGLVGNFLYIDNPSNWKHKLSNVKGIDWHRSNLEDWQHRVIGPNGRIVKSSTYVKLTNNLIKMKLNLPLTKEELKLERDCKKEL, from the coding sequence GTGAAAAATAATTTCTTTTATACATTCCCTTCAATTATAGGAAAGCAGGCTGATAGAGATTTTTTCGTCATAATGTGTCCTTTATCAATTTTATCTAAATTATTTATTTTTAATGAGGATGAATTACCACCTGAGCATAGAGCTCAAAGAATCCTTAATAAATCAAGGATTCCTGAGATAACATCTTATATATTAAATAATACAAAGGACTATGTTTTTTCATCTGTTACAGCTTCTATAGATGGTGAATTTCAATTTATACCATTTGATGAAACACTTAATAATAAAATAGGAACTCTTAACGTATCTATGGATAGTCGTTTATTAATAAACGATGGACAACATAGAAGGGCTGCTATTGAAGAGGCATTAAAAACATTTCCTGAATTAGGCGATGAAACAATTTCCGTTGTCTTATTTATAGATGAGGGCCTAAATAGGAGTAAACAGATATTTGCTGACTTAAATAAACATGCTATTAATGTATCGAAATCTATCGGAATATTATATGATTCAAGAGATCCGATAGCTATTGTTACAAAATCTATACTTGAAGAAAATATCTATTTAAAAAACTATACAGATAAAGAAAATCCATCTTTATCTAAATTTTCACCTAAGTTGTTTACTTTAAGTAGTATTAATGAAACTAATAAAAAGTTATCAAATAAACTTAACATTAAGGATCCTAAAACTATTAAATTTATAAAGGATTTTTGGGATGTACTATGTGAAAATATGATTGAATGGAAATTTGTATTTGATAAGCACACTAATCCTCATCTTTTTAGAACTGATTATATAAGTTCTAACGGGGTAGTTTTGGAGGCGCTAGGATTAGTCGGAAATTTCCTGTATATAGATAACCCTTCTAATTGGAAACACAAACTGTCAAATGTTAAAGGTATAGATTGGCACAGGTCTAATTTAGAAGATTGGCAGCATAGAGTTATAGGTCCCAATGGACGTATTGTAAAAAGCTCGACTTATGTAAAATTAACAAATAACTTAATAAAAATGAAATTGAATCTCCCTCTAACTAAGGAAGAACTTAAATTAGAAAGGGATTGTAAAAAGGAGCTTTAA
- the dndC gene encoding DNA phosphorothioation system sulfurtransferase DndC: MNIDLQNKIDAILEEMKMVYKNDTRPWVIGYSGGKDSTAVVQLAFIMLQNLSPEERHKDIYIVSSDTLIENPIILGYLKVNSKLINEGAKSQNLPLYTHMVHPDYSNTYWTNIIGKGLPTPTSIRFRWCTERLKIKPSNAFIQDKVKENGEVVVLLGVRKSESISRGIRIKNREIEGYLLTPHGSLENTYVYNPIVDLTTDNVWDILLSNNGDTPWGSTNNDLFKLYMGSDGGECPFTVTNDKNTPSCGNSRFGCWICTVVNEDKSLTGFVENGESWLKPLLDFRAWILSIRNKHEYRRQYRRDGNHYYKQIYLENLPLLEGYTLNDDYIFTDKNGDYYIDLKNSKTLIESGKTFNSTDKDKVYLELINLTDNLQIDPAKIQSDDKGNFINIVGYGPFNFKARKLILKKLLETQKIINEEYEIELITKEELEAIDKIWDEEEDLTRRSLVDLYYNVIGERLPWDDYKKTIFDSHTLTEITNLCDKHKFDQNFVNKLLIETNKYKHFANKTILDKSISKLLNQKHLHKEIVEDIGNDN, from the coding sequence ATGAATATAGATTTACAAAATAAAATAGATGCTATACTAGAAGAGATGAAAATGGTCTATAAAAATGATACTCGACCATGGGTTATAGGCTATAGCGGAGGTAAAGATAGCACTGCTGTAGTTCAATTAGCATTTATTATGTTACAGAACTTATCACCTGAAGAAAGGCATAAGGATATTTATATTGTTTCCTCAGATACATTAATAGAGAATCCTATAATACTTGGATACTTAAAGGTAAACTCAAAATTAATAAATGAGGGTGCTAAATCTCAAAACCTTCCATTATATACTCATATGGTTCATCCTGATTACAGTAACACATATTGGACTAATATTATTGGAAAGGGTTTGCCTACCCCTACCTCTATAAGATTTAGATGGTGCACAGAACGTCTTAAAATTAAGCCTTCTAATGCATTTATACAAGATAAGGTTAAAGAAAATGGTGAAGTTGTTGTACTTCTTGGGGTTAGAAAATCCGAAAGTATATCAAGGGGTATACGAATTAAAAATAGAGAAATCGAAGGCTATCTTCTAACGCCGCATGGCTCTCTTGAAAATACTTATGTATACAATCCAATTGTAGACTTAACTACAGATAATGTGTGGGATATACTACTTAGCAATAATGGGGATACACCTTGGGGCTCAACTAATAATGACTTATTTAAATTATACATGGGCTCAGATGGTGGTGAGTGTCCATTTACAGTTACTAATGATAAAAATACACCTTCGTGCGGTAATTCCCGATTTGGATGTTGGATTTGTACAGTTGTTAATGAAGATAAATCATTAACTGGCTTTGTTGAAAACGGTGAAAGTTGGTTGAAACCCCTGCTAGATTTTAGAGCATGGATTTTAAGTATTAGAAATAAGCATGAATATAGAAGGCAATATAGAAGGGATGGAAATCATTATTATAAACAGATATATCTGGAAAACCTTCCATTATTGGAAGGATACACTTTAAATGATGATTATATATTTACTGATAAGAATGGTGACTATTATATAGACTTGAAAAATTCTAAAACATTAATAGAGAGTGGTAAAACCTTTAATTCCACTGATAAAGATAAAGTTTATCTAGAACTTATTAATTTAACAGATAATCTACAAATAGACCCAGCAAAAATACAATCTGATGATAAAGGTAACTTTATAAATATAGTTGGATATGGGCCATTTAACTTCAAAGCTAGGAAGCTAATATTAAAAAAACTCTTGGAAACTCAAAAGATTATAAATGAAGAATATGAAATTGAACTCATTACTAAGGAAGAACTTGAAGCCATTGATAAAATATGGGATGAAGAAGAAGATTTAACTCGTAGATCATTAGTTGATTTATATTATAATGTCATAGGTGAAAGACTCCCTTGGGATGACTACAAAAAAACTATCTTTGATAGTCATACTTTAACTGAAATAACAAATTTATGTGATAAACATAAATTTGATCAAAATTTTGTTAATAAACTTTTGATTGAAACAAATAAATATAAACATTTTGCAAATAAGACTATATTGGATAAGTCAATTAGCAAACTACTTAATCAAAAGCACTTGCATAAAGAGATTGTAGAGGATATAGGAAATGATAATTAA